In the genome of Deltaproteobacteria bacterium, the window CAAATACAACTATGCACCATCACATTATCTGCGTAAAATGCAAAACAATAGGGGATGTGTTTGAAGACTATTCTGAGGCATTACTGCTTCCTAAATATATAGTTGATGAATTTAAACCAGTAGGAAACCATATAGGTTTTTACGGCGTTTGTAAAAAATGCCGGAGGAAAGGAGGATAATATGGAAAGTGCAAATGTAATCCAGAAAAAGGAATTCAAGGAAGAAGGGGTGAATAAGGTAACATATATAAAGACAGACCAGATAGTGGCAGATACTTATTATTTTAAGCCTAATCAGGTTCTTGCATATCACAGACACCCTGAAGGTGACCAGATATTCTTTGTGCATGAAGGAGAGGGCACATTCTGTCTTGATGATGGCAAAGAAGAATGTCTTGCACTTCAACCGGGTGTTATTGTTCTTGCACCCAAGGGCGTATGGCACAAGATAACTGCAAAGACTGAATTTGTTGTGTCCCAGTCAACAAGACAGCCAGCAGGGATGGAACCGAGGAAATAAATTGACTATCTACTATTGATGAATGAAGAATTGTTTTTCATCTGTCTATCTTCAATAGTAAATCTTTTGTCACCTCAACATCTTCAACTCCATAAGGGGTAATATGAAAGGTTGGCGGGTCCATCCTGTTTGCACATGCGCCAAAGAGGAAGCCTCCATCTATCAGTGCATTAAGTCTATCCTTGCTCAATCCCCGGAGCACAGGGTCAAAGGCAGCGCCCGACCTTCTAATAATTGTTATCCCTTCTACATCTTTTTTAAGAAGGTCTCCAATATCTGTTGGCTGAAGCTCTTCAATCCTTTCAGTAGATACCTTGCCGCTGAAAAGTTCAACTTTTTCTCCGATAACCTCTATGGGTTCTAATACTGTTGCCTCTTTTTTCTCCTCTGCCATGGCATCCTTCGGCATGATTAGGATGCTGAAAAATGAAAAGAAAAGTAATGCTGCAAAAAATACTACAATTGACATTTGAATTTTTCTCATCTTTCTTGACCTCCTTTTTTGATTTTTTTTATTAGCACAGGCATAAAGCCCCATATCAAGTATGGGGTGGCTGCCGCTTCCTGCTTCCTACCTGTTATCACATCACTTCATCTCATCACCTCATCTCATCATCTCATCACCTCCTTGACTCATAAGGGTTTTTCTGATACTCTTTAAAGAAAATGGAGGATAAAATAATGCCGAGAACCATAGAAGCAATATATGAAGATGGCGTCTTTAAGCCCGTTAAAAAGGTAAAACTCTCCGAACATGAGAGGGTAGAGCTTACTATTAAGGGGTTTAAGCATAAGAAAAAATTCTTGTGGCGTGGCGCCTTGAAGGGCAGAGAGGAAACATCCGTGGAATTACAGCATAAAGCGAAAGAAATGTGGTAATGCCTTATGTATCTTGTAGACACCAACATATTCCTCGAAATTCTCCTTGAACAAAAGAGGACTGCAGAATGCGAATCGCTTTTTGAAAAACTGCAAGAGGGCGAATTGACTGCTTTTGTAAGTTCTTTTACCATGCACTCCATTGAGGTAATTATGGAACGGACAGGACAGAATGACCTATTGCTTGAA includes:
- a CDS encoding cupin domain-containing protein, which produces MESANVIQKKEFKEEGVNKVTYIKTDQIVADTYYFKPNQVLAYHRHPEGDQIFFVHEGEGTFCLDDGKEECLALQPGVIVLAPKGVWHKITAKTEFVVSQSTRQPAGMEPRK
- a CDS encoding antitoxin family protein, which encodes MPRTIEAIYEDGVFKPVKKVKLSEHERVELTIKGFKHKKKFLWRGALKGREETSVELQHKAKEMW
- a CDS encoding TonB-dependent receptor plug domain-containing protein, producing MRKIQMSIVVFFAALLFFSFFSILIMPKDAMAEEKKEATVLEPIEVIGEKVELFSGKVSTERIEELQPTDIGDLLKKDVEGITIIRRSGAAFDPVLRGLSKDRLNALIDGGFLFGACANRMDPPTFHITPYGVEDVEVTKDLLLKIDR